A window of the Brassica napus cultivar Da-Ae chromosome C5, Da-Ae, whole genome shotgun sequence genome harbors these coding sequences:
- the LOC106452126 gene encoding uncharacterized protein LOC106452126 — translation MMKPSAKSIQRVGRFLRKSLGSIKSTVCFGKHHNFSNNSTPLLSPFSCSLSHPCPQDSQTEETYSVISCESKVVADTRDERLINKSQHKKKPKKKVAAEPFEEAKRRGDMLAQKMKNLNMVDLRDVEHASDVKEALRCYSSIRSPVYLDIVDNFFGYQRFKKESWLFQSLRPLLISFAFVYYTCMVKSPITLSYYHIV, via the coding sequence ATGATGAAACCCTCGGCGAAATCAATTCAGAGAGTTGGTCGTTTCTTAAGGAAGAGCCTTGGGAGCATCAAGTCCACTGTCTGCTTTGGTAAACACCACAACTTCTCTAACAACAGCACTCCACTCTTGAGCCCCTTCTCATGCAGTCTTAGCCACCCATGTCCACAAGATTCCCAAACTGAAGAAACATACAGCGTTATCTCTTGCGAGAGCAAGGTTGTTGCAGATACCAGAGATGAGAGACTCATCAACAAAAGCCAACATAAGAAGAAACCGAAGAAAAAGGTTGCTGCAGAGCCATTCGAGGAGGCGAAGAGAAGAGGTGACATGCTGGCGCAAAAGATGAAAAATCTCAACATGGTTGATCTCAGAGACGTGGAGCATGCATCGGATGTAAAAGAAGCGCTTCGATGCTATTCAAGCATTAGAAGCCCTGTCTATCTAGACATTGTTGACAACTTCTTCGGGTATCAACGGTTCAAGAAGGAAAGCTGGCTCTTTCAGAGTCTAAGACCCCTCTTGATCAGCTTCGCTTTCGTTTATTACACTTGTATGGTAAAATCACCAATCACCCTCAGCTACTACCACATTGTATAG